The nucleotide sequence ATGATAAAGTAAAAGAACAGATTTTTCGAGGAGTCCAGCATGGTTCCGGCGCGAAAGGTGCTCCTGGCTTACGACGGCACCACTCCTTCCCGGAAGGCCGTGGCCTACCTCAACGAGGTCTTCGGCCATCGGCGGGACTTTACGATCACCCTGTGCGTGGTGGCCCGGCGTCCGCCTTCCTATTTGCTCCGTGGTGGTGGAGGAAAGCCCCTCTTTGAAAGGGAGGATCTGCTGGAGAAGGCCATTGCCGAGAACATGGCCCGGGCCCGGGCCGTGGCCGAAAGGGGACGGCAACTGCTCTCCGCCTTCCCCGAAGACGCGGTGGACCTCAAGGTTTCCCTTCAGACCGGGGATCTGGCTTACGAAATCATCCGGGAGGCGGAGGGGGGCTACTACGACGCCGTGGTGGTGGGGCGGCGGGGGCTTTCCCGGGCCACGCAGGGGTTCATGGGGAGCGTATCCTACAAACTGGCCGAACACGCCCGGATTCCGGTTTGGATGGTGGCCGGGGAGGGCTGGAATCACCGGGTGCTCGTGGCCGTGGATCTGGGAGAGCCCGGTTTTCGGGTGGTGGACCATGTGGCTTATGTCTTTGCCGGGGATCCCGGGGTGGAAATCACGCTGTTTCATGTGGTCTATCCCTGGACGGGGACCGGGCCCCGCACCGAGACCCTCAAGAGGATCGAGGCGGGGCTCGTGGCCGCCGAGGAGGAGGAAACCCGGACCTTTTTCGAGAAGGCCCGCCGACGCTTCGAGGAGGAGGGGTTCCCCACCGAGAGGGTCCGGGTGCGAATCGTGCGGTCCATTTTCGGGCCGGCCTCGGCCATCCTCAAGGAGGCCCGAAAGGGCGGCTACGGTACGGTAGTGGTAGGGCGTCGGGGCCGCGGAGGCTTCAAGGGACTTCTTCTCGGTTCCGTCTCCACCAAAATTATTTCCACGCTCAAGGACCGAACCGTATGGCTGGTCGGGTAAGACGGTGCCCAATCTGCGGCAGGCCGACCTCCTGGAGGAAAAACCCTTATCGCCCATTCTGTTCGGAAAGATGCAAACTGGTGGATCTGGACCGGTGGTTCTCCGAAGAATATCGCATTTCCGTATCCCGAGACACTATGGAAGCCGAGGAAGAGGAGGTGAAGGGATGAAAAGTCCGAATGTCATCTGGCATCCACGCCTGGTTACCCGAGAAGACCGGGAACGCCTGAACAAACACCGCAGCGGAGTAATCTGGTTTACCGGACTCCCGGCGTCGGGAAAATCTACCATCGCTCACTTTCTTGAAAAAGAACTTCACGATCGTGGTATCCGGGCCTATGTACTGGATGGAGATAACATCCGCTAC is from Thermosulfurimonas sp. F29 and encodes:
- a CDS encoding universal stress protein produces the protein MVPARKVLLAYDGTTPSRKAVAYLNEVFGHRRDFTITLCVVARRPPSYLLRGGGGKPLFEREDLLEKAIAENMARARAVAERGRQLLSAFPEDAVDLKVSLQTGDLAYEIIREAEGGYYDAVVVGRRGLSRATQGFMGSVSYKLAEHARIPVWMVAGEGWNHRVLVAVDLGEPGFRVVDHVAYVFAGDPGVEITLFHVVYPWTGTGPRTETLKRIEAGLVAAEEEETRTFFEKARRRFEEEGFPTERVRVRIVRSIFGPASAILKEARKGGYGTVVVGRRGRGGFKGLLLGSVSTKIISTLKDRTVWLVG
- a CDS encoding DNA gyrase inhibitor YacG encodes the protein MAGRVRRCPICGRPTSWRKNPYRPFCSERCKLVDLDRWFSEEYRISVSRDTMEAEEEEVKG